Below is a genomic region from Gammaproteobacteria bacterium.
CCGGAAACTCGCCGTCGGCATCGGTAAAGTAGAGCAACAAATCGGGCGATCGATCCAGCTGCTCGGCCCATGCAATCGCCGGTGTAAAGCGCGTACCGCCTCCGCCATGTAGCTCTGACGGTAGGCGCGCCTCTTCCCAGGGTTCGAAGATCCACGGTCCGTGGGTTGCCAGCATTGCGTCGCACGCGTGCAGTGTGATGCGGGCGTTGATGTTGCCTTTGATGGCATTGATTTCGGTGAGAAACTCGCGCAACTCGTCCGACTCGATCGAGCCGCTAGTGTCGACGATTACGACAATGTCGACGCAGCCGGAGCGCAATCCCGGTAACAGCGCCTTGCCTTCGCGACGGTTCGGGCGGGCGAAGCTGTAGTCAGTGCGGGCGACGTTAGTCATGTAGCGCGCGAGCAGCATGCGCCAGGGAAGTTGCGGTTGCAGTAAATCGCCGATGAGCCGCGCCATCGATTCGCTCAGCTTGCCGGCCCGTAGCGCCGCTTGTGCGGTACCGGCCAGGCTAAGTTGCCACTGCGCCGCCAGTTGCTCGCGCTCGGCGCCGCCCAGCGGCGGCGGTTTCGGTGCACCGCGTTGCGGCTCGTTGTTATCCGGGGTTCGGTCACCGCCAGTCGAGGCGTCACTCGGCGGCGGTGCCTCGTCGGTACCACTACTGCTATGCGCGCCCTTGCTCGATCCGTCGTTGGCGTCGTCGTAGAGATGTTTGTCGAGGGTATGCTCGTCGGGGTTTTCTTTGATATACGGATAAATTTGTTCGGCGGGCATACCTTGAAACACCGTCTGCAGTAACGCGCCCGACGGCGGTTGCAGACCGTCGGCGACTAGCAACGAATTGATCGCGTAGTCGCAGGCGACATCCCAACGTTGCTTCGCGCGGTGTTGTCGTCGATGAAAATGCGACAGCGCGCAGTGCAGCGCCTCGTGCGCCAACATGAATTTGGTTTGCTCGAGATTAAGCGCCTCGATATAAGCGCGGTTGTAATAGAGCGAGCGCGCGTCGGTCGCGGTTGTTTGGCACCAATCGGGATCCGCCTTCACCAGCGGCAGGCGCAAGACCAATGCGCCGAGGAAGGGTTTTTCGGTGACGAGCTGCGCGCGGGCGGCGGTCAGCTTGCGTTCGATATCGTCTTGCGGGTCCATCGGCGCCGGTAATTATTAATTGGTGCGGCCGGCCGGTTTTCGCCAAAGGTCGTAGAGCATCACATCGGCGATGTTCTTCGCCCATTGTCCGAACTGCGGCAGCTTGAACAATTGCTCGCCGACCGCGCGTTGCAGGTCGGACACCAGCATCACGCCCATCTCGCGTGTCGGGAAGGTATTGGCGTAGCTGAGGATATGGCCGTAGACCTTGGTCTCGTCCGGTGTGCCGCGGGCGCGCATGGCGCGGGCGACCAGCGCCGAGGCGACGGCGTATTGCAGATCCATCTCTTTCGGCACTGGCGCCGCTTGGCCGTTGACGATGGCCTCGACGTCCGGCAGGCGCTCGATGTTGTCGATGAACGCCTTGAGCTCGACGCCGGCGGCTGGGCCGACGCATGCTTGCAGTGCGCCGAGCAGGAGCTGCGGTTGATCGCCGAACTTAGCGAGCGCTCGATGGGCGAATTCCCACGAGCGTGGGCTCGGAAAGGCGACTGGGTTGTGCGCCGGATCGAATTGGAACAATAACTCCGGGCGGAAGCGCAGGAAGCCGATCAAGCGTTGATCGAGTTTGTGCTCGTGCGCCCAGGCGACCCAGTCGTCGAGATGGGTTTCGACTTCGAAGTGCGAGAAGCGGTTGGCGAGCGGCGCCGGCATGCTGTAAGTGACGCCGCGATCGCCTTGGCGATTGCCGGCGGCGAAGATCGCCCAACCGGGCGGGACCTCGTAGTTACCGAGGGCGCGGTCGAGGATCAATTGATAAGCCGCGGCCGATACGGTCGGTGCGGCCGAGGTGATTTCGTCGAGAAACAAAATCCCGAACGGCCCATGCCGTACCGCATCCGGCAACATCGCCGGAATCGCCCACTCGACGACCTCGTTAATACGAAACGGAATGCCGCGCAGATCGGTTGGTTCCATCTGCGATAAGCGCAGATCGATGACCGGTATGCCGTGCCGCGCTGCCACCAGCGCCACCATTTGCGATTTGCCGACACCCGGCGGTCCCCACAGCATTACCGGCGTGTGGTGCCCGTGACGGGCGCTTTGGTATTCACGGTCGAGGATGGCCAAGATATGAGCGGGGCGCATAGGGTCGTGCTTGATTCCCTCACCCCGTCCCTCTTCCGGAGGAGAGGGGGAGGTAGTTTGCTGATGGGGTTAATATTGCTTGAAGTATAAGATGGCCTCGGAAGACCGTCCATTTGTCAGGTGTAAGCAAGACTGACGGAGGGAAACGTTTATGGGCGAGGAGATAGGGACGCACCGTTTTCGGTCCGAGGATTTTGCGGAATACCGCTGTCGTTTGTTGCACGAGACGGCGTTGTTGGAAGAGTGCCTGCAGAGTGCCGTATTTCCGCCGGTCGAGCCGACCGGCGGTTACGAGGTCGAAGCTTGTCTAGTGGATGCTGCCGGGCAGCCATGTGCCGTCAACGCCGCCTTGCTCGACCGACTTTGTAGTCCCGCTGTCGTTACTGAGCTGGCGCGGTTCGATATCGAGATCAACGGGCCGCCGCAACGTCTGTGTGGTGGCGCGTTGCGCGCGATGCAACAGGACATCGATCGACTCTGGCAACAATGTAACGCCGTCGCCCGTGAGTTCGACACTGAATTACTAGCGGTCGGTATTCTGCCGACGCTAACCGACGATCACCTCACGCTCGAGCGCATGTCGGCCCAGGAACGTTATCGCGCGCTCAACGAGCAGGTTTTTCGCTTGCGCCGCGGCGAGCCGATCGCGCTCCATATCAGCGGTCGCGAGCAGCTGCGTACTATCCATCGTGACGTGATGCTGGAGGCCGCGGCAACCTCGTTTCAGATCCATCTGCAAGTCGCGCCGGAACGTGCGGCGCGCCTCTATAACCTTGCGGTGATTTTGTCGGCACCAATGGTGGCGGTAGCGGCAAACTCGCCGTTCCTGTTCGGCCGCGATCTGTGGGACGAGACGCGGATCCCGCTGTTCGAACAGTCGGTAGATCTGACACCGGCCGGTAGCGCACCGCGCGTGACATTGGGCGACGGTTATGTGCAAGAGTCGCTGATCGAGTGCTTCCATGAAAATGTAGCGCGGCACGTCGTGTTGCTGCCGATCTTGAAGGACGACCGACCGGACACGTTCGCACATGTGCGGTTGCACAATGACACCATCTGACGCTGGAACCGGCCATTGATCGGCTTCGGCGACGACGGTTGCCCGCATTTGCGGATCGAACATCGGGTGTTGCCGGCAGGACCGAGCTTGATCGATCAAATTCCTGCGCATCAGCGATGGCGAGATTCGGACGGCGGTGCCGCTAATGCCGGCGATGTTTACCGTCAACGTGCGGGCGATTCGCGAGGATTGTCTCGGTTACTTGTTGGAACGGCCGCCGATCGCGTTAACCGCTGGCCAGCAGCGGCGGGCGCGCTGAATGGCAGGGCCGCTGAGTATCGAGTTTACCGGCCGGTTGCGCGACGGTTTCGGCATTGCTCTGTGGCAGGCCGCCGGCAGCGGCCCGGAGCCCGCTGCCGGCGGCCATACGTTCCAAACACCGCTTTATCCGATTACGGCGCATTACTACATCGCCTCGCGCGATTACGTCGATCACGGTGCTGCCGGCGGATTGGTGGCGACCGAGATACGCGGCGATTGGTCGGCGCTGCCGGCGGCGCTGGTTCGGCATCGGCACCCGCTGAGCGAACTACGCATGCGCTTGCCGCTCACCACGCCGAAATTCCGACGGCGCGGTTGGAAACGGTGTAATTTGCTGCGGTGGAATCGGCTTATAAACGGCTGGAATTCGCTCGTGCAGACGCCGCGCACCGCCTCGGCTATATTTCTCTTAAACTAAACGCCCGAACGAGCTGTCCTTCCATGTCAAACCGTACACCGGCGCCGGATGAGTTGCCGCAATTGCTGCTGGTGGAAGATTCCGAAACCTCGGCGACGTTGTTGCATCGTTATCTCAACGGACGTTACCAGGTCC
It encodes:
- a CDS encoding AAA family ATPase; protein product: MRPAHILAILDREYQSARHGHHTPVMLWGPPGVGKSQMVALVAARHGIPVIDLRLSQMEPTDLRGIPFRINEVVEWAIPAMLPDAVRHGPFGILFLDEITSAAPTVSAAAYQLILDRALGNYEVPPGWAIFAAGNRQGDRGVTYSMPAPLANRFSHFEVETHLDDWVAWAHEHKLDQRLIGFLRFRPELLFQFDPAHNPVAFPSPRSWEFAHRALAKFGDQPQLLLGALQACVGPAAGVELKAFIDNIERLPDVEAIVNGQAAPVPKEMDLQYAVASALVARAMRARGTPDETKVYGHILSYANTFPTREMGVMLVSDLQRAVGEQLFKLPQFGQWAKNIADVMLYDLWRKPAGRTN